The following are encoded in a window of Cyprinus carpio isolate SPL01 chromosome A13, ASM1834038v1, whole genome shotgun sequence genomic DNA:
- the LOC122147169 gene encoding inactive phospholipase D5-like, translating into MRLQSRSVSLRVVSELTNSSELKALTQNGAEVHYLNMTALTKGHINSSFWVVDRKHMYIGSAGMDWRSLSTMKEFGIIIYNCTCLVLDLHRIFNLYRQLQYKEFLPSIWSKKLNALYNRDKNLQLHLNGTEAKAYISVS; encoded by the exons ATGCGTCTGCAGTCTCGGTCAGTCAGTTTGAGGGTGGTCAGTGAACTAACTAATTCCTCAGAGCTCAAGGCACTCACTCAGAATG GTGCGGAGGTGCATTACCTGAACATGACAGCCCTCACTAAAGGTCACATCAACTCCTCCTTCTGGGTGGTGGACAGGAAACACATGTACATAGGAAGTGCTGGCATGGATTGGAGGTCACTGTCAACG ATGAAGGAGTTTGGCATCATTATTTATAACTGCACATGTCTGGTGTTGGACCTGCACAGGATATTCAACCTCTACCGACAACTGCAGTATAAAGAGTTTTTGCCATCAATTTGGTCCAAGAAACTGAACGCTCTATATAACAGAGACAAGAACCTTCAACTTCATCTGAATGGCACTGAAGCAAAAGCATACATTTCTGTGAGTTGA